The following are from one region of the Treponema denticola genome:
- a CDS encoding SPOR domain-containing protein, with the protein MEQKKILWIVLFISLFALIIFGVGLYLYAPFRNKSTMTAAQISDLGRIEADKTDTSVDPLQWTRNPESIPPLEPDSTTLVNIANNITVVNGEGQTGTTETSINVSDLTNTQKDEKTASLPENLAANLNTNQEGNKKNSDAETQTTPAKEANQNTGVASVKGVTSNTVQKPKTEKKTPQKTEKPAVKTSPAQKTVSTLYWVQTASLTSRLNAEAARDTLTSKHMKAEIFTKETATGLTHRVRVGPFKNKTEAEYWLKKIKEIKGFEGSYVTQDRKKS; encoded by the coding sequence ATGGAACAGAAAAAAATTTTATGGATAGTACTTTTTATTTCGTTGTTTGCTCTGATTATCTTCGGTGTCGGTTTATACCTGTATGCCCCATTCCGTAATAAAAGCACTATGACTGCAGCACAAATATCCGATTTAGGCAGAATAGAAGCAGACAAAACGGATACAAGCGTTGATCCTCTTCAATGGACTCGAAATCCCGAATCAATTCCTCCGCTTGAGCCGGATTCTACGACACTTGTAAATATTGCCAACAATATAACCGTTGTAAACGGTGAAGGCCAAACAGGAACAACAGAAACCTCTATCAACGTAAGCGATTTAACTAATACTCAAAAGGACGAAAAAACTGCAAGTTTACCGGAAAATCTTGCTGCAAATTTAAACACAAACCAAGAAGGCAATAAAAAAAATTCCGATGCCGAAACACAAACTACTCCTGCAAAAGAAGCTAATCAAAATACGGGCGTAGCTTCGGTAAAAGGCGTAACCTCAAATACGGTTCAAAAACCTAAAACCGAAAAGAAGACTCCTCAAAAAACGGAAAAGCCTGCTGTCAAAACAAGCCCTGCTCAAAAAACGGTTTCCACACTGTACTGGGTTCAAACAGCTTCTTTGACAAGCCGCTTAAATGCAGAAGCAGCAAGAGATACCCTCACCTCAAAACACATGAAGGCGGAAATCTTTACCAAAGAGACGGCAACGGGGCTTACACACCGAGTCAGAGTCGGACCGTTTAAAAATAAAACCGAGGCCGAATATTGGCTTAAAAAAATAAAAGAAATTAAGGGTTTTGAAGGAAGTTATGTAACCCAAGACCGAAAAAAAAGCTGA
- a CDS encoding type I 3-dehydroquinate dehydratase → MSTKVCLVLTEKTIEKNLSALEKYKKFIDIAELRVDYLNQSEILYLRNFPERAGIPCILTVRRKSDGGNFTGGEGARMTIFARGLAFANSDPIKNFSYIDLESDFDSSGIEEAARAFDIKIIRSLHSKVPVKNIVKTVEGLSRFETDIPKLAFTANCLNDVSELFKASKLIKNQEYILSVMGPYGLSSRILSNKLNSQIVYTFTPEYIKKNKLEQALIDPETLEELYGFSKIDEETSLYGVIGKDVNTSLSPQIHNKGFKRKNLNSVYIPISAVSSKEALDFANLLKIKGLSVTAPFKSEIIPLINSISEASKFIGAVNTLVAENKKWFGYNTDVDGFQQALMEFLNEKDLRKYKVAIIGAGGAARAVAEVISSLHGKACIFNRTAEKAKNIAEKYKFKWALLDPINIKQLHAFSELIIQTTNAGMEPDIDMDPLNFYTFTGKEKVFELIYRPETTKMLKRARTAGCQVCNGYKMLEYQAYHQFKAFAGKEYL, encoded by the coding sequence ATGTCTACAAAGGTCTGTCTTGTTTTAACGGAAAAAACAATCGAAAAAAATCTTTCCGCACTGGAAAAGTATAAGAAGTTTATTGATATTGCAGAACTTCGTGTAGATTATCTCAATCAAAGCGAAATACTCTATTTAAGGAATTTCCCTGAACGGGCCGGAATCCCTTGTATCTTAACCGTTAGGAGAAAGTCTGACGGCGGAAACTTTACGGGAGGCGAAGGTGCAAGGATGACAATCTTTGCACGTGGCCTTGCCTTTGCAAACTCCGACCCGATAAAAAATTTTTCTTATATAGATTTGGAAAGCGATTTTGATTCATCCGGAATCGAAGAAGCGGCAAGGGCCTTTGATATTAAAATAATAAGAAGCCTTCACAGTAAGGTTCCGGTAAAAAATATTGTAAAGACTGTAGAAGGGTTAAGCCGTTTTGAAACCGACATTCCCAAATTGGCTTTTACGGCAAATTGTTTAAACGATGTTTCCGAGCTTTTTAAAGCCTCAAAGCTGATAAAAAATCAAGAGTACATTTTATCGGTTATGGGGCCATACGGCTTAAGCTCCCGTATCCTATCAAATAAATTAAATTCTCAAATCGTATATACCTTCACTCCCGAATACATAAAGAAAAATAAACTTGAACAAGCACTTATAGATCCTGAAACTTTAGAAGAATTATACGGATTTTCAAAAATCGATGAGGAGACAAGTCTTTATGGAGTTATAGGTAAGGATGTAAACACAAGTTTGAGCCCCCAAATTCATAATAAGGGTTTTAAACGAAAAAATCTTAATTCCGTTTATATCCCAATATCGGCGGTGTCATCAAAGGAAGCCTTGGACTTTGCCAATCTTCTTAAGATAAAAGGTCTTTCCGTTACGGCTCCTTTTAAAAGCGAAATCATTCCTCTGATAAATTCCATATCCGAAGCCTCTAAATTTATCGGAGCCGTAAATACCTTGGTAGCCGAAAACAAAAAATGGTTCGGTTATAATACGGATGTTGACGGTTTTCAGCAGGCTTTAATGGAATTCTTAAACGAAAAAGACTTACGCAAATATAAGGTCGCTATTATAGGGGCCGGAGGAGCAGCCAGAGCCGTCGCAGAAGTAATAAGCTCTCTCCATGGAAAAGCCTGTATCTTTAACCGCACGGCCGAAAAAGCTAAAAACATAGCCGAAAAATATAAATTTAAATGGGCACTATTGGATCCTATAAATATAAAACAGCTTCATGCTTTTTCGGAACTGATAATTCAAACCACAAATGCCGGTATGGAGCCCGACATAGATATGGACCCTCTTAATTTTTATACCTTTACAGGAAAAGAAAAAGTATTTGAGTTAATCTACAGGCCTGAAACCACTAAGATGTTAAAGCGGGCAAGGACGGCAGGATGTCAGGTTTGTAACGGCTATAAAATGCTTGAATATCAAGCCTATCATCAGTTTAAAGCTTTTGCAGGAAAGGAGTATTTATAA
- the rpiA gene encoding ribose-5-phosphate isomerase RpiA, with translation MDASQLKERVAYHAIDTLFSEGKIFDGMKIGLGTGSTAMPAVHRLAQLLSSGKLKKIYAVPTSFQTSIECEKLGIPIYSLSSQQIGGSLDLAIDGADEIDPDKNLIKGGGAALLREKIIAYNSKEFVVIADERKKVKSMGKGFALPIEIIPEARLSITKALEAQDIEVFLREGVKKMGPVVTDNGNFIIDVKWPKAADVDPKALEESLNKITGVVENGFFTKNTPRVFIVHQDGNIEDL, from the coding sequence ATGGACGCGTCACAGTTAAAAGAAAGGGTTGCCTATCATGCAATAGACACTCTTTTTTCGGAAGGAAAAATTTTTGACGGAATGAAGATAGGACTCGGCACAGGCTCTACAGCTATGCCGGCTGTACACCGTCTCGCCCAATTATTGTCGTCAGGTAAGTTAAAAAAGATATACGCCGTACCTACAAGTTTTCAAACATCAATCGAATGTGAAAAACTAGGCATCCCTATTTATTCTTTAAGTTCTCAGCAAATAGGAGGAAGCTTAGACCTTGCTATAGACGGAGCAGACGAAATCGACCCCGATAAAAACCTAATCAAGGGAGGCGGAGCTGCCCTCCTCAGAGAAAAAATAATAGCATATAATTCAAAAGAATTTGTTGTCATTGCCGATGAAAGAAAAAAAGTTAAATCTATGGGAAAAGGATTTGCCCTTCCGATAGAAATTATACCGGAAGCACGTTTAAGTATTACAAAGGCTCTTGAAGCCCAAGACATAGAAGTATTTCTGCGTGAGGGCGTAAAAAAAATGGGACCTGTTGTTACCGACAACGGAAACTTTATAATTGATGTAAAATGGCCTAAAGCAGCCGATGTAGATCCCAAAGCATTGGAAGAAAGTTTAAACAAGATTACAGGCGTAGTAGAAAACGGTTTTTTTACAAAAAACACTCCAAGAGTATTTATCGTACACCAAGATGGAAATATAGAAGATTTATAA
- a CDS encoding PASTA domain-containing protein, which yields MGLGDIADSIESNGKVIVITSLVMLVFFIIVSTIVFFMSVKTADQVLVPNIEGEKFEDAVLKLQVKELYPRLQLRFSDNTEDAGTVLEQSPPAGTIVKAGKRITVTVSSGAVLDRVENYVGKTLSEVQQHFASLFTSGRKQLISIKEPIMYKSSSIPAGTILEQNPAPDTKISEGVFIEFIVSKGPENEKVSVPNMEGLKLDDIYSAIAQSKISFVIKAEVNSSLDAPVVVSQSQPADSSIDAYSQIELGMQFPDSTEKMVYGVYSPALPKYPYPVKVTVDAVYPDGKRKELVSFNHQGGKCSIPYGLPQGTVLVLTVLNKQVQMFEVKQ from the coding sequence ATGGGTCTTGGTGATATTGCAGACAGCATAGAAAGTAACGGAAAAGTGATAGTTATTACTTCTTTAGTAATGCTTGTGTTTTTTATTATTGTTTCTACAATCGTGTTTTTTATGTCGGTAAAAACGGCCGATCAAGTTTTAGTTCCTAATATCGAAGGCGAAAAATTTGAAGATGCGGTTCTTAAACTACAGGTTAAAGAACTCTATCCTCGTCTTCAGTTAAGATTTTCGGATAATACCGAAGATGCAGGGACGGTTTTAGAGCAAAGCCCTCCTGCAGGAACTATCGTTAAAGCCGGAAAAAGAATAACTGTCACTGTAAGCAGCGGTGCCGTTCTTGACAGAGTAGAAAATTATGTGGGAAAAACCTTATCGGAGGTTCAACAGCATTTTGCCTCTCTTTTTACTTCAGGCCGTAAACAGTTGATTTCGATAAAAGAACCGATTATGTACAAATCAAGTTCAATTCCTGCCGGTACGATTTTGGAGCAAAATCCCGCTCCGGATACAAAGATATCCGAAGGCGTTTTTATTGAATTTATTGTAAGCAAGGGCCCTGAAAATGAGAAGGTTTCCGTTCCAAACATGGAAGGACTTAAACTTGACGATATTTATTCTGCAATAGCTCAAAGTAAAATTTCATTTGTAATAAAAGCCGAAGTCAATTCTTCTCTTGATGCCCCGGTTGTTGTCAGTCAAAGCCAGCCGGCAGATTCCTCTATAGATGCTTACTCTCAAATAGAATTAGGTATGCAATTCCCCGATTCTACCGAAAAAATGGTTTACGGTGTTTATTCGCCTGCTTTACCTAAATATCCTTATCCGGTAAAAGTTACGGTTGATGCCGTATATCCTGATGGAAAGAGAAAGGAGCTTGTAAGTTTTAACCATCAGGGAGGAAAATGCAGCATTCCTTACGGTCTTCCCCAAGGAACGGTTCTTGTTCTTACCGTATTAAACAAACAGGTTCAAATGTTTGAAGTAAAGCAATAG
- the fmt gene encoding methionyl-tRNA formyltransferase: MRILFAGTPSCAVPALNLIAREFDLCGVLTNPPAPAGRNKKMQDSDTALAVKELIKEGVLPENFPVLTPQKLDDNSRKELEALKPELLVCFAYGKIFGPKTMALFPLGGINIHPSLLPRWRGPAPVPAAILAGDKLTGITIQTLAQKTDCGSILGQLEIPLHDSETTESLLADCSDKCCPLLRDVLSDFENKLKQARPQEEAKALYCSMLKKEDGLIDWSKPAEEIERKIRAFTPWPGCFTFKNSEKISIIEANLYEDASNEMTKNKKFGTILGTDKKCGILIQTGNGILAVSVLQKQAKKKLEWKDFLNGSPDFLEGGFET; the protein is encoded by the coding sequence ATGAGAATCCTTTTTGCGGGAACTCCTTCCTGTGCCGTACCTGCCTTAAACCTGATAGCTCGCGAATTTGACCTTTGCGGAGTATTGACAAATCCTCCGGCTCCGGCAGGGCGGAATAAAAAGATGCAGGATTCCGACACGGCTCTTGCAGTAAAGGAGCTTATAAAAGAAGGTGTTTTACCGGAAAACTTTCCTGTTTTGACACCTCAAAAACTTGATGATAATTCTAGAAAAGAACTTGAGGCTTTAAAACCGGAGCTTTTGGTTTGTTTTGCCTACGGTAAAATTTTCGGGCCTAAGACTATGGCTCTTTTTCCGCTGGGCGGAATAAATATTCATCCCTCTCTTTTACCAAGGTGGAGGGGGCCGGCTCCTGTTCCTGCGGCCATCTTGGCGGGAGATAAACTTACCGGAATTACGATTCAGACCCTTGCTCAAAAAACGGATTGCGGAAGTATTTTGGGACAGCTTGAAATTCCCTTACATGATTCCGAAACAACGGAAAGCCTTTTAGCCGATTGTTCCGATAAGTGCTGCCCGCTTTTACGTGATGTGCTTTCGGATTTTGAAAACAAATTAAAGCAGGCAAGGCCCCAGGAAGAGGCTAAAGCTCTTTATTGCTCAATGTTAAAAAAAGAAGACGGGCTTATAGATTGGTCAAAGCCGGCTGAAGAAATTGAAAGAAAAATAAGGGCATTTACCCCATGGCCGGGCTGCTTTACCTTTAAAAACAGCGAAAAAATAAGCATAATTGAAGCTAATTTATATGAAGATGCTTCAAATGAAATGACAAAAAATAAAAAATTTGGTACAATACTGGGTACCGATAAGAAATGCGGTATTTTAATTCAAACAGGAAATGGAATACTCGCTGTTTCGGTATTACAAAAGCAGGCAAAAAAAAAGCTTGAATGGAAGGATTTTTTAAACGGCTCTCCGGATTTTTTGGAAGGCGGTTTTGAAACATAA
- the def gene encoding peptide deformylase, which yields MKVLHLGEETLREVSKPVEKIDENIKSLIDEMFVTVKKENGIGLAAPQVGENIRLFIVFINEQKYVFINPEIIETSQEMCLMEEGCLSIPKVYDEVMRPSTVKMQFLNIDGKIKTIEASGLLARVIQHENDHLNGILFIDRLSEEKKAEAIEKFEHKKALFSKKRIRLR from the coding sequence ATGAAAGTATTACATTTAGGCGAAGAAACTTTGAGGGAAGTATCCAAACCTGTTGAAAAAATAGATGAAAATATTAAAAGCTTAATCGACGAAATGTTTGTTACCGTAAAAAAAGAAAACGGTATAGGCTTGGCGGCTCCGCAAGTAGGAGAAAACATAAGACTTTTTATCGTATTTATAAACGAACAAAAATATGTTTTTATAAACCCTGAAATTATCGAAACGTCTCAGGAAATGTGTTTGATGGAAGAGGGCTGTTTGAGCATACCTAAGGTCTATGATGAAGTTATGAGGCCTTCAACCGTAAAGATGCAGTTTTTAAACATTGACGGCAAAATAAAGACCATTGAGGCCTCAGGACTTCTTGCCAGAGTTATTCAGCATGAAAATGACCACTTAAACGGAATTCTTTTTATAGACCGTTTAAGCGAAGAAAAAAAGGCCGAAGCTATCGAAAAGTTTGAGCATAAAAAGGCTCTTTTTTCAAAAAAGAGGATCCGCCTGAGATGA
- a CDS encoding helix-turn-helix domain-containing protein, which produces MTTLIDVQFIAGKDGKPEYAVIPFKAFQTLCNHKVREFNEKETIPHEVIKKIHLEDMSSIQAWREYLNLTQTEIAEKMGISQAAYSQMETSKKNRRATLEKIAQAMNIDYLQLRI; this is translated from the coding sequence ATGACAACACTTATTGATGTTCAGTTTATCGCAGGAAAGGACGGAAAACCGGAATATGCGGTTATCCCTTTTAAAGCTTTTCAAACATTATGTAATCATAAGGTAAGAGAATTTAACGAAAAAGAAACAATTCCGCATGAAGTAATAAAAAAAATACATTTGGAAGATATGAGTTCCATTCAGGCATGGCGTGAATACTTAAACCTTACACAGACTGAAATTGCCGAAAAAATGGGGATAAGCCAAGCAGCCTATAGTCAGATGGAAACATCCAAAAAGAATCGAAGAGCAACACTGGAAAAAATAGCCCAAGCTATGAATATTGACTATTTGCAATTACGAATATGA
- a CDS encoding type II toxin-antitoxin system RelE family toxin yields the protein MVSIRWSRKASKQLNKIQKADKKQILEAVDTLSGFPYVLNVKALSNHKYDYRLRVGRYRILFNHIEKIHILSIEEVKKRDDNTY from the coding sequence ATGGTATCGATTAGGTGGAGCCGAAAAGCGTCAAAACAACTTAACAAAATACAAAAAGCTGATAAAAAGCAAATTCTTGAAGCTGTTGATACATTATCCGGATTTCCGTATGTTTTAAATGTAAAAGCATTAAGTAATCATAAATACGATTATCGATTGCGTGTCGGTAGATATAGGATTCTATTTAATCACATTGAAAAAATACATATATTATCAATCGAGGAGGTGAAAAAAAGAGATGACAACACTTATTGA
- a CDS encoding CbiQ family ECF transporter T component, translating to MDIRPLFSYRRGTSFLHRMSPLLKLFFLFGFTAIIFFFPNYVFFYSVFFVFFARFIGFSFLEQLLDLKPILPYCLLLVSLHVFSVFIKTETDIKDLAFLILKLVCLMQISSLFFNTTSSRQLKEALEKMLPFKLAVLFSLFLFFIPLLFSIWTKLDYSWKARGGKKGLLKIFKLFPIFISESLYKGQKLMYALRNRSE from the coding sequence TTGGATATAAGGCCATTATTTTCTTACAGAAGGGGAACGAGCTTTTTACATAGGATGTCCCCCCTTTTAAAATTGTTTTTTCTTTTCGGCTTTACAGCCATAATTTTTTTCTTTCCTAATTATGTTTTCTTTTATTCGGTCTTTTTTGTTTTTTTTGCCCGTTTTATAGGTTTTTCGTTTTTAGAGCAATTACTGGATTTAAAACCGATCCTGCCTTATTGCCTGCTTCTTGTAAGCCTCCATGTTTTTTCGGTTTTTATAAAAACGGAAACCGATATAAAAGATTTGGCCTTTCTTATTTTAAAACTTGTCTGCCTTATGCAGATAAGCTCCCTTTTTTTTAATACCACAAGCTCTCGCCAATTAAAAGAGGCTCTGGAAAAAATGTTACCCTTTAAGCTTGCCGTTTTGTTTTCCCTTTTTTTGTTTTTTATTCCTCTTTTGTTTTCTATTTGGACAAAGCTGGATTACTCTTGGAAGGCAAGGGGCGGTAAAAAAGGTCTTTTAAAAATTTTTAAACTTTTTCCGATCTTTATTTCCGAATCCCTTTATAAGGGGCAGAAACTGATGTATGCACTGCGAAACCGATCAGAATAA
- a CDS encoding energy-coupling factor ABC transporter ATP-binding protein, with the protein MKEEIISLKNISKTFVQSSFDGTVNFKALDEISLSVFKGESLLISGANGSGKTLLMSIIAGLIRPSSGLVDVKERCGIVFQDSDLQILGETPEEDILFGLKNIKLPPEERKKRLEEALEKTGLKDKRYYSSRSLSGGEKRRLCVAGILAMKFPVIIFDEPYANLDYEGVVQVNSIIKKLKAENYTILLLSHELEKCYALADRFLVLHRGKKVFDGTAEEGLGQNLKEWSIRPPLTSYTKREDLIWI; encoded by the coding sequence ATGAAAGAAGAAATTATAAGCTTAAAAAATATAAGCAAGACATTTGTTCAAAGCTCTTTTGACGGAACGGTTAATTTTAAGGCCTTGGACGAAATTTCTTTGAGCGTTTTTAAGGGCGAGAGCCTTCTTATTTCGGGAGCTAACGGTTCGGGAAAAACCCTTCTTATGTCGATTATTGCAGGGCTTATAAGGCCATCATCGGGGCTTGTAGATGTAAAAGAAAGATGTGGCATAGTTTTTCAGGATTCAGACTTGCAGATATTGGGAGAAACACCTGAAGAAGATATTTTGTTTGGGTTAAAGAATATAAAACTTCCGCCGGAAGAAAGAAAAAAAAGATTGGAAGAAGCCTTGGAAAAAACAGGCTTAAAGGATAAGCGGTATTATTCTTCCCGTTCCTTATCGGGAGGAGAAAAGAGGCGGCTTTGCGTTGCAGGAATTTTGGCGATGAAGTTTCCCGTAATCATCTTTGATGAGCCCTATGCAAATTTGGATTATGAGGGGGTAGTGCAGGTTAATTCCATTATTAAAAAATTAAAGGCTGAAAACTATACCATCCTTCTTTTAAGCCATGAGCTTGAAAAATGCTATGCCCTTGCCGATAGGTTTTTAGTTCTCCATAGGGGTAAAAAGGTTTTTGACGGGACTGCGGAAGAGGGTTTAGGACAAAACCTAAAAGAATGGAGTATAAGGCCTCCTCTTACTTCATACACAAAAAGGGAGGATTTAATTTGGATATAA
- a CDS encoding biotin transporter BioY: MSSNFKLSIMPIFVPLFAAFIAVSGFIAFPLPGTPVPIVLQNMMPILASGLLGGLYGTASTALFLIAGLLGLPVFSGGRGGLAHLLGPTGGFLIGYLAAAAFLIIFFRKPGEKDLALVSSGKNKSIKLINYLKIIAASFSGFALIYVFGITRFMQLTNRGLFESLSLACIPYLPGDFIKMILVSALIYKLRPVTARYFLEVSS, encoded by the coding sequence ATGAGCTCAAATTTTAAACTATCGATTATGCCGATTTTTGTTCCGCTTTTTGCTGCCTTTATTGCCGTAAGCGGGTTTATAGCCTTTCCTCTTCCCGGAACTCCCGTTCCCATAGTGCTTCAAAACATGATGCCTATTTTGGCATCGGGGCTTTTAGGGGGGCTTTACGGGACTGCTTCAACAGCTCTTTTTTTGATTGCAGGTTTACTCGGTCTTCCCGTTTTTTCGGGCGGAAGAGGGGGGCTTGCCCATCTTTTGGGGCCTACGGGAGGCTTTTTAATCGGCTATCTTGCGGCAGCAGCTTTTTTGATTATTTTTTTTAGAAAGCCCGGAGAAAAAGACCTTGCTTTAGTTTCTTCAGGTAAAAATAAGAGCATTAAGTTAATAAACTATTTAAAAATAATTGCAGCCTCTTTTTCGGGCTTTGCTCTTATTTATGTTTTTGGGATAACAAGATTTATGCAGCTTACAAACAGGGGGCTTTTTGAATCCTTGAGCCTTGCCTGTATTCCTTATTTGCCGGGGGATTTTATTAAGATGATATTGGTTTCCGCTTTAATTTATAAGTTGCGTCCCGTTACGGCAAGATATTTTTTAGAGGTTTCTTCTTAA
- a CDS encoding ATP-binding cassette domain-containing protein has product MKQIKPESLLSVNLKVIKRHPFFFLAAMVSAFLLQFTSGLFPAFIEKQMFSLFENKIDLPLGVWFIIILMATGFLFTAFAYITMNIGWLFRTKIKKLFVNKMLRAIILQPKEFYTSEAIGETAYKFREDIDQLSSLLTGSFPHFSTSLVVAIVTVVLMFSVNVTFTFIALFLIAFNIGIITLLLPKVERWRENSLKAAAATSGFLTTALQSAQEIKTDYKNQNFIDAYFDINQKAAKAALQENIGSSLIKSLFRLGHQLITSAMLIFIALNIETISFSVGDLAFFISLSVSLSNFASSVSDFFVSVKQTKISLERVQDIYTKAKNEDEQLDIKSPQEYNIESIVVKNLCVEYPESNFKIEKSFDIYGGEYYFITGAVASGKSSVIKSMLGITKKTGGEIILNGKIIEKPEAIFVSPLAVYIPPTPQIFNASLRENLLLGVSSETEGKITEAEIQKVLRITRLDKDLETMPKGLETKVGNLTGGVSGGQTQRIGIARALLCRSKLIVLDDCFTAVDSGLAGEIRKDIAALGDLTVIEISNRKPNLEMIPRIKQLEF; this is encoded by the coding sequence ATGAAACAAATTAAACCGGAATCCTTATTATCAGTCAACTTAAAAGTTATAAAACGGCATCCGTTTTTTTTCTTGGCGGCAATGGTCTCGGCTTTTTTGCTTCAGTTTACCTCCGGGTTGTTTCCTGCATTTATCGAAAAGCAAATGTTTTCTCTTTTTGAAAATAAAATTGATTTGCCATTGGGTGTTTGGTTTATTATTATTTTGATGGCGACCGGATTTTTGTTTACAGCTTTTGCATATATAACTATGAATATAGGTTGGCTTTTTAGAACAAAAATAAAAAAACTTTTTGTAAACAAAATGCTTCGGGCAATTATATTACAACCGAAAGAGTTTTATACTTCGGAAGCAATCGGGGAAACCGCTTATAAATTCCGTGAAGATATAGATCAACTTTCTTCTTTACTCACAGGATCTTTTCCGCATTTTTCTACATCGCTAGTCGTTGCTATAGTAACAGTTGTGTTAATGTTTTCCGTTAATGTAACTTTTACATTTATTGCTCTCTTTTTAATTGCTTTTAATATTGGGATTATTACTTTGCTGCTTCCAAAGGTAGAACGCTGGCGTGAAAACAGCCTCAAAGCGGCCGCGGCAACTTCAGGTTTTTTAACGACTGCATTACAATCCGCCCAAGAAATAAAAACCGATTATAAAAATCAAAACTTTATCGATGCTTATTTTGATATAAATCAAAAAGCTGCAAAAGCCGCTCTTCAGGAAAATATCGGCAGCTCTTTAATTAAATCACTTTTTAGATTAGGGCATCAGCTGATTACTTCGGCAATGTTGATTTTTATTGCTTTAAACATCGAGACTATTAGTTTTTCTGTGGGAGATCTTGCGTTTTTTATCAGCTTATCTGTTTCACTTTCTAACTTTGCATCTTCCGTTTCGGATTTTTTTGTGAGCGTAAAACAAACAAAAATTTCTTTGGAGCGTGTTCAAGATATTTATACAAAAGCTAAAAACGAGGATGAACAGCTTGATATAAAAAGTCCGCAAGAATATAATATCGAGTCCATTGTTGTAAAAAATCTTTGTGTGGAGTATCCCGAGAGCAATTTCAAAATAGAAAAATCGTTCGACATTTACGGCGGGGAGTATTATTTTATTACAGGAGCCGTTGCTTCGGGAAAAAGCTCCGTGATAAAGTCCATGCTGGGAATTACTAAAAAAACCGGCGGTGAAATAATCTTAAATGGAAAAATAATAGAAAAACCCGAGGCGATTTTTGTTTCGCCCCTTGCCGTTTATATTCCGCCGACCCCGCAAATTTTTAACGCAAGCTTGCGTGAAAATCTTTTACTTGGTGTCAGCTCTGAAACGGAAGGAAAGATTACCGAAGCGGAAATCCAAAAAGTTTTAAGAATTACCCGCTTAGACAAAGATTTGGAAACCATGCCCAAGGGCTTGGAAACAAAAGTCGGTAACTTAACGGGAGGCGTTTCAGGCGGACAAACCCAACGCATTGGAATTGCAAGGGCTCTTTTATGTAGGAGTAAACTCATAGTTTTAGACGATTGCTTTACAGCCGTTGATTCCGGGCTCGCAGGCGAAATTCGCAAAGACATCGCCGCTCTCGGTGATTTAACGGTAATCGAAATAAGCAATCGCAAACCAAATCTTGAAATGATTCCGAGGATAAAACAGCTTGAGTTTTAG